In Arachis stenosperma cultivar V10309 chromosome 1, arast.V10309.gnm1.PFL2, whole genome shotgun sequence, one DNA window encodes the following:
- the LOC130964487 gene encoding transcription factor bHLH49, which produces MGDRENFEVDRDRDRVNYSTSMASDWRFGVGNFANSMVDSYVTNFWDHPNSQNLGFCDINGGSSNMNVIGKDGFGYGRGSHDHRTLEMGWSHASSVLKGDNNAFLPNGPAMLPQSLSQFPSDSGFIERAARLSCFGAGNSVDMVNSFGIPQSMNLYARIGGTMQGTGDALLGHGLRSAALGGQSHKSDPNVVEDAKDDKEMTLQDDKRSENLAVSHDEGKQALGGSANESDRAESSGRDDSPMLECTSGEPSNKGLSSKKRKRIGLDADKDKVDGSPEQPGAAVKDNSGSRQQKEEQQPAPSTKGSGKNAKQGSQASDSPKEEYIHVRARRGQATNSHSLAERVRREKISERMKFLQDLVPGCSKVTGKAVMLDEIINYVQSLQRQVEFLSMKLATVNPRMDFNIEGLLAKEILQQRAGTSSAHGFPPELSMAFPPLHPSRPGLIHSTLPSMANSSDILRRTLQPNLAHLSGGFKDPNQLPEVWDDELHNVVQMTFPTSAPPSCQDLDGSAPSGQTKTEP; this is translated from the exons ATGGGAGACAGAGAGAATTTCGAGGTAGATAGAGACCGGGATCGCGTGAATTATTCGACTAGTATGGCTTCGGATTGGAGGTTTGGTGTTGGGAACTTTGCAAATTCAATGGTGGATTCGTATGTTACAAACTTTTGGGACCACCCCAATTCCCAGAACCTGGGATTTTGTGACATTAATGGGGGCTCTTCGAACATGAACGTGATTGGAAAAGATGGATTCGGCTACGGTAGAGGCAGTCATGATCATAGGACACTAGAAATGGGTTGGAGCCATGCTAGTTCTGTGTTGAAGGGTGATAACAATGCTTTCTTGCCAAATGGACCAGCAATGCTTCCCCAGAGTTTATCTCAGTTTCCGAGTGATTCCGGATTCATCGAGAGGGCTGCGAGACTCTCGTGCTTTGGCGCGGGGAATTCCGTGGACATGGTGAACTCATTTGGgattcctcaatccatgaacctTTATGCTAGGATTGGGGGAACAATGCAGGGAACAGGGGATGCTCTTTTAGGACATGGATTAAGATCGGCAGCACTCGGAGGGCAATCTCATAAAAGTGATCCGAATGTAGTTGAAGATGCGAAAGATGATAAAGAAATGACTCTCCAGGATGATAAAAGAAGTGAAAATCTTGCAGTGTCTCATGATGAAGGGAAACAAGCTCTTGGTGGTTCTGCTAATGAATCAGATAGAGCCGAATCGAGTGGCCGAGATGATTCCCCAATGTTGGAGTGTACAAGTGGGGAGCCTTCGAATAAGGGACTAAGctcaaagaaaaggaaaagaattggaCTG GATGCCGATAAAGATAAAGTCGATGGAAGTCCTGAACAACCTGGTGCAGCCGTGAAGGATAATTCCGGGAGTCGACAGCAAAAGGAGGAGCAACAACCGGCTCCATCAACCAAGGGGTCCgggaagaatgccaagcagggTTCTCAAGCATCTGATTCACCTAAGGAGGAGTACATACATGTTAGGGCTCGCCGGGGTCAAGCAACAAATAGCCACAGCCTTGCAGAGAGA GTAAGGAGGGAAAAGATCAGCGAGCGTATGAAGTTTCTTCAAGACCTTGTACCTGGATGCAGCAAG GTCACGGGAAAGGCGGTGATGCTAGACGAAATTATAAATTATGTACAGTCTCTTCAAAGACAGGTTGAG TTTTTGTCAATGAAACTTGCCACAGTAAATCCGCGGATGGATTTTAATATTGAGGGATTGCTTGCTAAAGAA ATTCTTCAGCAACGGGCCGGTACTTCTTCCGCGCATGGGTTTCCTCCAGAATTGTCCATGGCTTTTCCGCCATTACATCCATCTCGACCAGGACTTATTCATTCGACTCTTCCTAGCATGGCAAATTCATCGGATATACTTCGGCGGACGCTTCAACCAAATTTGGCGCACTTG
- the LOC130946143 gene encoding pentatricopeptide repeat-containing protein At5g56310-like, whose product MNVELNVATIVGMLGACAKLGRLEVGNAVMDMCMKCESVEDARHQVFIIADGSMNTLMEAKSNRMYRDGAECNKWTWTRIQEALKQFAELIESGTRSNEVIFLAIFTACCHSGLVDEGCRLFNQMTDEEERNNQGSRF is encoded by the exons ATGAATGTTGAGCTTAATGTGGCAACTATTGTTGGCATGCTCGGTGCTTGTGCGAAACTGGGTCGGTTAGAGGTAGGCAATGCTGTGATGGATATGTGTATGAAGTGTGAGTCTGTTGAAGATGCAAg GCATCAGGTTTTTATTATCGCAGATGGGTCCATGAATACATTGATGGAAGCCAAATCAAACAGGATGTATAGAGATGGCGCAGAATGCAATAAATGGACGTGGACAAGAATTCAAGAAGCATTGAAACAATTTGCAGAGTTGATTGAATCCGGCACGAGGTCTAATGAGGTCATATTTTTGGCCATTTTCACAGCTTGCTGCCATTCTGGCTTGGTCGACGAAGGTTGTAGGCTTTTCAATCAGATGAcagatgaagaagaaaggaataaccAAGGCTCCAGGTTCTAG
- the LOC130975147 gene encoding probable carboxylesterase 18, translated as MSLPWKIKLMISAYSRIRKACFRHDFTINRRLLRLFDPKTPPTPPSSVDVTVDPSRDLWFRQYTPSHSTAAATATGDTLPVVVYFHGGGFATNSANTVFMDSFARRVANHVRSIVISVNYRLAPEHRCPAQYDDGFDVVKFLDSVDPTRLPPGTDLGRCFIMGDSAGGNLGHHVVARAGACKFERVRLRGLIAVQPFFGGEERTESEIRIGNGAPGLSVDRADWFWKAFLPKGSNRNHPAANVFGPNSARFSGSKFPNTLVVIGGSDPLQDWQRKYCKGLESAGVGVRLVEYPNAFHGSYVFEDLPESSLMLDEIGDFMSQQLKVT; from the coding sequence ATGTCGCTTCCATGGAAGATCAAGCTTATGATCTCAGCCTACTCGCGCATCCGCAAAGCCTGCTTCCGCCATGACTTCACCATCAACCGCCGCCTCCTCAGACTCTTCGACCCCAAAACACCGCCCACCCCACCCTCCTCAGTCGATGTCACCGTCGACCCCTCCCGCGACCTCTGGTTCCGACAATACACTCCCTCCCACTCTACCGCCGCCGCCACTGCTACCGGTGACACTCTCCCCGTCGTAGTATATTTCCACGGCGGCGGATTTGCAACTAACTCTGCCAACACCGTGTTTATGGACTCGTTTGCCAGGCGCGTGGCCAATCACGTCCGCTCCATTGTGATCTCAGTTAATTACCGTCTTGCCCCTGAGCACCGCTGCCCCGCCCAATACGACGACGGGTTTGACGTCGTCAAGTTTCTTGACTCCGTGGACCCCACGCGCCTCCCTCCTGGTACAGATCTTGGCCGGTGTTTTATCATGGGCGATAGCGCTGGTGGGAATTTGGGACACCACGTAGTGGCACGTGCTGGCGCGTGTAAATTTGAGCGCGTGAGATTGCGCGGGCTGATTGCAGTTCAGCCGTTTTTTGGCGGGGAGGAAAGGACCGAGTCAGAGATCCGAATTGGGAACGGGGCTCCGGGTTTGTCGGTGGACCGGGCTGATTGGTTCTGGAAAGCATTCTTGCCGAAAGGGTCGAACCGGAACCATCCTGCCGCAAACGTGTTCGGGCCAAATTCGGCAAGATTTTCAGGCTCGAAATTCCCGAACACACTCGTGGTGATTGGTGGGTCCGACCCGTTGCAAGATTGGCAAAGAAAATATTGCAAGGGTTTAGAGAGTGCAGGAGTAGGAGTGAGGTTGGTGGAGTATCCAAATGCATTTCATGGGTCTTATGTGTTTGAGGATTTGCCTGAATCATCTTTGATGTTAGATGAAATTGGGGACTTCATGTCACAACAATTGAAGGTGACATGA